The Gloeomargarita lithophora Alchichica-D10 genomic sequence CAAATCCACCAACACTAATGTCAGTAGCTTCCCTGTTAGGTTTAATAATAGGATATGGAATGAACAACTACTATAATAATGACATAAAAGAAGAAAGCCCGAACCGCTAACAGTGTGTATGTGACAATACCTGGATTTCTCACCACGGTTGGGAGTCTTTGCTGAAAGCTTTGTGCAGACTGATGTTCAAGAAATAGACTAAAAATACACACTGTTGTTTTTGTGAAATCGCTGAAACTTAATCAGACAGGTATTTTGAGGCTGTTTTTGAGAGTGCTGGTGAGAAATCCAGGAATAGCAGTTAAAGTGGCAAGCTGAAGGTCTATGTTTCTAAGAAACTTTTTTTATGCGGGGAGGATAGTGCTTCTAATCCGCTACTGCACATATTCACAAACTGTTGAGAATATCAAAAGAATGATGAAAAATGTATAACAAGGCGCTACACACGGACGGCAATTCCGCTGCGCTCCATTGCCGCCGGTGAGCTTGGCCGTTAGCTGGCTCCGCACAAAGGTCTTGCACTCGTCCTTTGAGATTATCGGTGAGTCCGGAAACGCTCAGGGGCGATCGGCTGGGGCGGTGGTGAAGACCGATCGGCGAGGGCATAATTTAAAATTAATTTCGATGGTTGCAGTCACAGCGGAGAAGCAGATAATGCATTTCAGTGATGAAGAGCGACAAGCAATGCTCAAACTCAAAGGTGTGGGAGTAACGGTAATTAGTAGGTTGGAACAAATCGGGTATGATTCACTGACAGCGTTACGGGATCAAGATGCTGCAAGAGTCACAAAAGAGATATCCGAGATGATGGGTTCGACATGTTGGCATAATAGTCCTCAAGCTCGGTCAGCGATTCAAGCGATCATTGATCTGGCAAAGCGTGGAGCCGCCAGCTAACACGGCATTGGAGCGGACTGACCCAAGTGCTTTCTGCTTCGTTTCGGCTTTGTTGAAGCCGCTCAATTTTGCCGTTAGACCTTAGTCCCTAGTTTCCGATCGATTGTCGGTTAAGGATCAGCATCAGCAAGCAGAGACTTGTTAGTTTAATCCATCAGCTTGGGTGAGTCGATCGAGCGATCGTTCAAGTTAAGTTAGCGAGGGCGTGCTTGTCTAACACTTCATTGCAGCGGACGGTTGGGCGATCGTTTGTTCAGTGTTAAAATTCAATTACCGCCGCTGAATTTAGCCGTTATGCCGCTCAGTCTCTAGTTGGGAAGCAAGCGAAGGTCTGTATGTTGGTAGTCAGAGTCAAGTTAACGTGAGATTGGGGGTGGGGCAATGCTTCAAGAGGTAGACTTGTCGAGTATGAGTAAGCCTGTGTTGGGATACTTGAGGCAAACTGCTGAACGCTCCTGGATGGGAATTTACCTTAGAATTCTCGCAATTATCATGGCTTATGGTGCATCAGTTCATTTTGCCAATCTCATGGGATTTGGTGAAAAGCCTTGGGGTGAAGCACCGATCGCTTGGAAGATTGGGGATGTTTTCTACGCATTGATTGATACCCTAACTGCAATTGGGCTTTGGCAACGCACAGCGTGGGGAACGCTTTGCTTCCTCAGTACGATTGCATCTCAGTTTCTGATCTACACTGTTTTTATCGACTATTTTGCGTTTACGGTTGAGCAACACCAAGCTATCTATGGACTTTTGGGAACCGAGGTAATTTTATTATTAATATTTGTTACTTTATTTGTTATCAAAAAGTAAGAGATCTGCTGTTGCGATTGCGGCACAAAAAATTCTCTGACTCGTTATACTTGAGGCAAAAAAACTAATTAGAGGAAACTCAAATGTCAACCAATACCTCGTTGGAGAAGCGGCTTGCATTAGTAGAAGCGGCGATCGCTGAGTTACAGAAGCAAATGGCAGTTCCTCAGCCGACGAATTGGCTGCAACAAATTACAGGGTCTTTCAAGGATGAACCTGCTTTTGAGGAAGTACTTGCTTATGGACGAGCAATTCGTCAAGGAGATGAGACTTTGCTCGAAGTGCAAGACAAGCTATGAGATATTTGTTGGATACAGATCATCTGAGTATTCTTCAGCGACAGGCGGGACAAGATTACAGTAATCTTTCAACGCGCATGATTCACTACTCACTATCAGATTTTGCTGTATCGATTGTGACGCTTCATGAACAGATGCTTGGAAGCCACGCTTATATTAATCGCGCTCGTAATCTGAATGACGTAGTCAAAGGATATGAAATGATGATGCGGCTCGTCAGCGATTTCAAAGTGTTGCCCCTAGTCTCATTTGATGAGAGTGCAGCTACGACATTTGATCAATTACAAGCACAACGGATTCAACTGGCAAAGATGGATGCGCGAATTGCGGCAATTGCGCTATGTCATGGGTTAATTCTGTTAACTCGCAATCACCGAGATTTTGGTAAAGTGTCGGGGTTACTGATCGAAGATTGGACAGTTTGAAGCATCAATAGAAGTAGTCGCGCTGATCGCGGCATAACAACCCCAATGCAGCGGACAGTTAAAAGTTGCTGGTGCTGAGTTCGAGGTGATCTGCCGCCGCTGATTGGGAACGTTATGCCGCTTCACCAAATTAAGTATGAAACCACGAATCACTGTGATTACTATCGGTGTCGATGATTTAGAAAGATCACTACGGTTTTATCAGGACGGTCTTGGGCTGCAAACGCAAGGCATTATTGGTACAGAGTTTGAGCATGGAGCAGTAGCCTTTTTTGATTTACAAACTGGTCTAAAGCTCGCGATTTGGCTGCGAAAAAGCATTTCTCATGATTCAGGGATTTCTTTGGGGAGTTCAAGCCCAACCGAATTCACACTTGGTCACAATGTATCTTCAAAGGCAGAGGTCGATGCCGTCATGGAGCAAGCGAGAAACGCTGGTGCAGTCATCGTAAAGCCTCCTCATGAAACATTTTGGGGTGGCTACGCAGGCTATTTCGCAGATACTGACCAACATCTTTGGGAAGTTGTATGGAACCCTCAGTTGCTCGTCCAAGAGTGAGGTACAGCAAAGCTCCAGTCTGCTAGAGAGTTAGGAGGCACGATCTATTTGAGTATCAGGTAAAATTGAGAGACTGTACGCAATTGCAGTATTTACTGCAACTGAAATATGACTGAACTGCTTCAACAGGCGATCGCCCAGATCCAAAAACTCCCGCCCGATCAGCAAGATGCGATCGCGGCTCGATTCTTAGCGGAGTTACAAGACGAGCAGAAATGGGAAGCCCAGTTTGCTGCCACTACGGACGATAAATGGGATCAGATGGCTGCAATGGTACGCCAGGAAATAGCAAAGGGTGAAACCGTGCCACTTGACAAAGTTTTCCCAATTCAAGAATGAAGTCAAGTACCACCAAGTCGTTTCGCAAATGCCTGAGCGATCTCCCCGCATCGGTTCAGGAACAAGCCGCTAAAGTTTATGCGCTCTGGCAAGAAGATCCGTATCACCCTAGCCTTCAGTTCAAACGAGTCAGTCAAAAGCAACCGATCTACTCCGTCCGTGTCAGCATCAGTTATCGCGTTTTGGGTTTGTTGGAGTCTGATCATATTTATTGGTACTGGATTGGCGCACATGATGAGTATGACGAGTTGCTGAAACGGATGTAGGTTGAGGTGGTCGGTGGGGCACGGCATAACAATCCGCTTGCACCCGACCGACGAGAGGTGATTTGCTGAGAGTTCCAGGTAATCTGCGGCGGGTGAGTTCAACCGTTATGCTTAAAAATTAAACTATGTGCTAGATTAGTTTTGAGCAATTTAAAAGGACTAGATCAATGCTATTTAGTGATGTAGTAGAGTCAGTTAAAAACCTCTCTCTGGAGGAGAAACAAGAAATTCAGTTGCTCTTGAGTCAGTATCTTCGTGAAGAGATATTAAAAAATTTCCAATCAGCCAAAGCCGAACAAGAAAGAGGAGAGCTTTTATTCTCTTCTAATGTTAGCCAACTAAGAAATATGATTGAGAAATAAAAATGGAAGTCAGTTTTAGTTCTTCATTCAAAAGTTCTTTTAAGAAACAAATCAAAATAGACAGTGGTGTAGAGACAAAATTTTGGAAGAGGTTAGAGCAATTTACACTTAACCCGTTTGAACCAAGT encodes the following:
- a CDS encoding type II toxin-antitoxin system VapC family toxin → MRYLLDTDHLSILQRQAGQDYSNLSTRMIHYSLSDFAVSIVTLHEQMLGSHAYINRARNLNDVVKGYEMMMRLVSDFKVLPLVSFDESAATTFDQLQAQRIQLAKMDARIAAIALCHGLILLTRNHRDFGKVSGLLIEDWTV
- a CDS encoding VOC family protein, encoding MKPRITVITIGVDDLERSLRFYQDGLGLQTQGIIGTEFEHGAVAFFDLQTGLKLAIWLRKSISHDSGISLGSSSPTEFTLGHNVSSKAEVDAVMEQARNAGAVIVKPPHETFWGGYAGYFADTDQHLWEVVWNPQLLVQE
- a CDS encoding type II toxin-antitoxin system RelE family toxin, translating into MKSSTTKSFRKCLSDLPASVQEQAAKVYALWQEDPYHPSLQFKRVSQKQPIYSVRVSISYRVLGLLESDHIYWYWIGAHDEYDELLKRM